Proteins encoded within one genomic window of Plasmodium cynomolgi strain B DNA, chromosome 11, whole genome shotgun sequence:
- a CDS encoding zinc finger protein (putative) — MNSDVDNTSGSGNYIELGPPERTLYRYLTMVLHLVLLASILGLVTMGIYFIRTPCEQCDFYNRVLAIAIWIKSIGHVNLTITRVKKRDEIENNEQMRSLVIYLIKLFNSLTFLLLLLSLHLLHFYRNKCSYSTVALRFIKLFYYFTITLYFLPLLFYISLGLFLSIIICVIINFSVDENDRIPTPENVINKLSVLKYSDMDFARNGKNEQEKKKKIKKTLF; from the exons atgaattcagACGTGGATAACACGAGTGGCAGCG GGAACTACATCGAACTGGGTCCGCCCGAACGGACGCTGTACAGGTACCTGACGATGGTGCTGCACCTCGTGCTGCTAGCAAGCATCCTAGGCCTGGTGACCATGGGGATATACTTCATTCGAACCCCCTGCGAGCAATGTGATTTCTACAACAGGGTGCTGGCGATAGCTATATGGATTAAAAGCATCGGACATGTCAACCTGACAATTACAAGAGTAAAGAAGCGAGACGAAATAGAAAACAACGAACAGATGAGAAGCCTAGTCATATATTTAATCAAGCTATTTAACTCCTTGACCTTCCTCCTGCTGTTGTTGTCTCTTCACctactccatttttacagAAACAAATGCTCCTACTCCACGGTGGCTTTGAGGTTCATAAAGCTCTTTTACTATTTTACCATCACCCTGTACTTCCTACCCCTCCTATTTTATATCTCCCTTGGGTTATTCCTTTCCATAATTATTTGTGTCATAATAAATTTCTCCGTTGATGAAAACGATCGCATTCCAACTCCTGAAAATGTCATAAATAAATTGAGCGTCTTAAAATACAGCGATATGGACTTTGCGCgtaatgggaaaaatgaacaggaaaaaaaaaaaaaaattaaaaaaacccTCTTTTGA
- a CDS encoding MYND finger protein (putative), which yields MDITDVDFFTHLSALRSGGVLDIYSKGWFECHKSLVSINLYLHRNSDMLDTIGDERVDALMGKFEILLRELITTYFVRFLHSEELTKCSKDKSLPQEVGGSELQSASGGPKNGDDTTAQNRISSYISLYHEVTLLNIFERVLCADHAYDKIDSHMINLFAYLYSNLVAFLKSNSEEYFVKPISEMSISEMLKEENDKSQNIDRLKIYISVINALRNITDRIHLLNNTVINKIVDYDILLILIPLLEKRPWAHDNYVFEGNEWVKREGSTLCTIEKQHLYISKSVFPENKNSYLIIDVPPHRRSPFHSGQVPEIFEEIKEDVLKNKRRLASLLSSVTIERDLLGSISDMYLSVYEFDQQAGKGAKKDTHGGPHSNDEKGANDKRGEASAEGEAKEEPFLCDSCKEIAELQCSQCKRAYYCSKECQVGFSHEQMKDWFHHREVCSYVT from the exons ATGGATATTACGGATGTGGACTTCTTCACTCATTTGAGTGCTCTTCGGAGTGGGGGGGTCCTAGACATATATTCCAAGGG ATGGTTTGAGTGCCACAAGAGCCTAGTCTCGATCAACCTCTACCTCCACCGCAACAGTGACATGCTGGACACCATCGGGGACGAACGGGTGGACGCCCTCATGGGGAAG TTTGAAATACTGCTTAGGGAACTAATCACCACCTACTTCGTCCGATTTCTCCACTCGGAAGAATTAACAAAGTGTAGCAAAGACAAATCATTGCCACAAGAAGTGGGGGGAAGCGAACTGCAGAGTGCCAGCGGAGGTCCAAAAAACGGAGATGACACAACTGCGCAGAATCGCATCTCCAGTTACATATCG CTGTACCACGAAGTGACATTACTGAACATCTTCGAGAGGGTCCTATGCGCAGATCACGCATATGACAAAATAGACAGCCACATGATAAACCTCTTTGCGTATCTTTACTCCAATTTGGTGGCCTTCCTGAAGAG CAATTCAGAGGAGTACTTTGTTAAGCCCATAAGCGAGATGTCCATAAGCGAG AtgctgaaggaagaaaacgacAAGTCGCAAAACATAGACAGACTGAAAATATACATCAGTGTTATCAACGCCCTGCGGAACATAACGGACAGGATTCATCTCCTCAACAACACAGTCATCAATAAGATAGTGGATTACG ATATTTTGCTAATTTTAATTCCTCTCCTGGAGAAGAGACCGTGGGCACACGACAACTACGTGTTTGAAGGAAATGA GTGGGTAAAACGGGAAGGAAGCACCTTATGTACGATTGAGAAACAG CACCTGTACATTTCCAAGAGCGTCTTCCCGGAAAACAAAAACTCCTACCTGATCATCGACGTG CCGCCTCATCGACGCTCCCCTTTTCACTCTGGACAGGTGCCGGAAATCTTTGAAGAAATCAAAGAGGACGTGCTGAAGAACAAAAGGAGATTAGCATCCCTCCTGAGCAGCGTCACCATCGAGAGGGACCTTTTGGGAAGCATTTCTGACATGTACCTCTCCGTGTATGAATTTGACCAGCAGGCTGGGAAGGGCGCAAAGAAGG ACACCCATGGCGGTCCTCACTCGAATGACGAAAAGGGCGCGAACGACAAACGGGGAGAAGCATCAGCAGAGGGTGAAGCAAAGGAGGAGCCTTTCCTCTGCGACAGCTGCAAGGAGATT GCCGAACTACAATGCTCGCAGTGCAAACGGGCGTACTACTGCTCGAAGGAATGCCAAGTGGGTTTCAGCCACGAGCAA ATGAAGGACTGGTTTCACCACAGAGAGGTCTGCTCATACGTGACATAA